The following proteins are co-located in the Dyadobacter chenwenxiniae genome:
- the rpe gene encoding ribulose-phosphate 3-epimerase — MAEIAPSILAADFANIQRDVEMLNASQADYIHVDIMDGMFVPNISFGIPVCKAVYKHATKPLDVHLMIEQPDRYLEAFKKAGASILTVHYEACPHLHRTIQHIKELGALPGVALNPHTPIEVLSEVLGDVSLVLIMSVNPGFGGQKFIQNTYHKIARLQALKEKFGYTFKIEVDGGVNLDNAPKLVSEGVNILVAGSFVFNSDDPLKTIADLKNS, encoded by the coding sequence ATGGCCGAAATTGCCCCTTCCATACTTGCTGCCGACTTTGCCAATATTCAACGCGATGTAGAAATGCTGAACGCGAGTCAGGCGGATTATATACATGTTGACATCATGGACGGCATGTTTGTGCCCAACATTTCATTCGGGATCCCGGTTTGCAAGGCCGTCTACAAGCATGCTACCAAGCCACTGGATGTACATTTAATGATCGAGCAGCCAGACCGCTATCTCGAGGCTTTCAAAAAAGCGGGCGCTTCTATCCTTACCGTGCATTACGAGGCTTGTCCACATTTGCACCGGACCATCCAGCATATCAAAGAATTAGGTGCGCTCCCAGGCGTTGCATTGAACCCGCATACACCCATAGAGGTGCTTTCTGAGGTTCTGGGTGATGTTTCTTTGGTATTGATAATGTCTGTAAATCCAGGATTTGGTGGCCAAAAGTTCATTCAAAACACCTATCATAAAATAGCCCGGTTGCAGGCTTTGAAAGAAAAATTTGGCTATACATTCAAGATTGAGGTGGATGGCGGCGTTAATCTTGACAATGCGCCAAAGCTGGTTAGCGAAGGCGTGAATATTTTGGTTGCAGGAAGCTTTGTTTTCAATTCGGATGATCCGCTGAAAACCATCGCTGACCTGAAAAACAGCTGA
- a CDS encoding apiosidase-like domain-containing protein, with the protein MKWHRYFIFSILAASCFAAIHASQKSEQAIPRFPLKISPNGRHITDNNGVPFLMVADVAWQMLRKLGYNDAVHYMDTRKSQSFNTFLVQLLPALPNQRNFNKTLPFQDNDISKPNKLYFDYFDRIIAAAKERDLVVGIVVSRKSWNAIFDAQNPTVWKNYGTYVGKHFAKYSNVIWIVSEEEYQTAAQYEAIADGIRSVSEGQIIASLSTCSPTSVNDSSKIRSDLKFIIPDSTVTPAEYASLANWQKNSAEAALRPFLIANSEFPKEITDQSVLIRNQAYQSIMSAAAGFCHMSTIKNFNPTWKVNIDKDGAEYIHELVKILKGIPWEYMQPENVSELLPDSTDKAEIGIVSLSNKKMSMLYLPESRPIKLNLSYLNGKDFAAVWYSPRTGKRWSGGEFKEASQAVVQPPDSQPGWDWILLIGAKK; encoded by the coding sequence ATGAAGTGGCACAGATACTTCATATTCAGCATTTTGGCGGCTTCTTGTTTTGCTGCCATTCATGCTTCTCAAAAATCTGAACAGGCCATTCCCAGGTTTCCTTTAAAGATTAGTCCCAACGGTCGCCACATTACGGATAACAATGGCGTTCCGTTTCTTATGGTGGCGGATGTTGCGTGGCAAATGCTTAGAAAACTGGGTTATAATGATGCTGTTCATTACATGGACACGCGCAAGTCGCAGTCATTCAATACATTTCTGGTTCAGCTTCTACCCGCGCTTCCTAACCAGCGGAATTTTAATAAAACACTCCCGTTTCAGGACAACGACATTTCGAAACCCAATAAACTTTACTTCGATTATTTCGACAGGATCATTGCAGCAGCGAAGGAGCGTGATCTGGTCGTAGGCATTGTTGTTTCCCGTAAAAGCTGGAATGCCATTTTCGATGCACAGAATCCCACTGTTTGGAAAAATTATGGAACATATGTAGGTAAGCATTTTGCCAAATACAGCAATGTAATCTGGATCGTCAGTGAGGAAGAGTATCAGACCGCTGCTCAATACGAGGCGATTGCCGACGGAATCCGCTCCGTTTCAGAAGGACAGATCATTGCTTCGCTAAGCACCTGCTCGCCTACGAGCGTGAATGACAGCTCGAAAATCCGGTCGGATCTCAAATTTATCATTCCTGATTCAACCGTTACTCCGGCTGAATACGCCTCGTTGGCCAATTGGCAAAAAAATTCCGCAGAAGCAGCATTGAGACCGTTTTTGATTGCCAATTCAGAATTCCCGAAAGAGATTACCGACCAATCCGTTTTAATCAGAAACCAGGCATATCAGTCTATTATGAGCGCGGCGGCGGGATTTTGTCATATGAGCACGATCAAGAACTTTAACCCAACCTGGAAGGTGAACATTGACAAAGACGGCGCGGAATACATTCACGAACTTGTCAAAATCCTGAAAGGCATTCCCTGGGAATATATGCAACCCGAAAATGTCTCGGAGTTGCTTCCCGACTCCACGGATAAGGCTGAAATCGGCATTGTTTCGCTGTCAAACAAAAAAATGTCTATGCTATATTTGCCCGAATCCAGACCGATTAAACTAAACCTCAGCTATTTGAACGGCAAAGATTTTGCAGCCGTCTGGTATAGTCCGAGAACGGGTAAAAGATGGTCTGGCGGTGAGTTCAAAGAAGCATCGCAAGCCGTCGTTCAACCTCCTGATTCGCAGCCCGGCTGGGACTGGATATTGCTGATTGGTGCAAAAAAATGA